In a single window of the Antedon mediterranea chromosome 1, ecAntMedi1.1, whole genome shotgun sequence genome:
- the LOC140040122 gene encoding sialin-like isoform X1, translating to MSGDSEHSVYLERLKERIPHIISCRYVLAIMGCLGFVNVYAMRVNLSVALVAMTASNDTADNYTNAECPAETYNSTADQGEFDWDQNTRGQILSSFFYGYLITQIPGGWLGGIIGGKHLFGVGVLCTTIFTLLTPLAARAGVSYLIALRILEGLGEGVTFPAMHAMWAHWAPPIERSKLIAITYAGSQLGTVLSNPVSGWLCSTTFLGGWPSVFYIFGTLGLIWFVLWTALVHNTPAEHPRISPEELEYIEKSIGGKKGKAIIPPLLAMVKSPCLWVISISHFANNYGFYTMLTNLPAYMKNILGFDITKTGYLSAVPYMFNWLIIITGGLVADYLRFHRILSTTNTRKLFNTLGMTLPATFLVLTGYVGCNKPLAITCLIVAVACGGFSMSGFNVNHLDIAPKYAGVLMGFSNTIATIPGFVGPTIVGVLTENNETRKQWQIVFWICCGVYLLGFITYLIFGSGVEQEWAKESYNDPKTTEPLLQESEDEGRLPYEVPYLANDSAIQKNGIVPVQT from the exons ATGTCGGGTGATTCGGAACATTCTGTGTATTTAGAGAGATTAAAag aACGGATACCACACATTATATCATGTCGGTATGTGTTAGCTATTATGGGCTGTTTAGGCTTTGTGAATGTATATGCTATGAGAGTTAACTTGAGCGTCGCCCTTGTTGCCATGACAGCATCAAACGACACAGCTGATAATTATACAAATGCTGAATGTCCGGCTGAAACATACAATTCAACAGCAGATCAG GGCGAGTTTGATTGGGACCAAAATACACGAGGACAAATCCTGTCTTCATTCTTTTACGGATATTTGATTACTCAAATACCAGGAGGGTGGCTTGGTGGGATCATCGGAGGCAAACATTTGTTTGGTGTTGGTGTGTTATGTACCACAATTTTTACTTTACTTACACCTCTAGCAGCCAGAGCTGGTGTCAGTTATCTTATTGCCCTCCGTATATTAGAAGGCCTAGGTGAG GGTGTAACGTTTCCAGCGATGCATGCAATGTGGGCACATTGGGCGCCACCTATTGAACGCAGTAAACTCATTGCTATAACATATGCCG GCTCTCAACTAGGTACAGTACTTTCCAATCCTGTATCTGGCTGGCTATGCTCAACAACCTTTCTAGGTGGATGGCCTTCTGTCTTCTATATATTtg GAACCCTTGGCCTTATTTGGTTTGTGCTGTGGACAGCGTTGGTTCACAACACCCCAGCTGAGCATCCTAGAATATCACCTGAAGAACTAGAATATATTGAGAAATCTATTGGCGGAAAAAAAGGAAAA GCTATAATACCACCATTGTTAGCAATGGTTAAGTCTCCTTGTTTGTGGGTAATCAGTATTTCTCACTTTGCCAATAATTATGGCTTCTATACAATGCTTACAAATTTACCAGCATATATGAAGAATATATTGGGATTTGATATCACTAAA ACTGGTTATCTATCAGCCGTACCGTACATGTTCAACTGGTTGATTATCATAACTGGTGGTCTGGTGGCCGACTACTTAAGATTTCATAGAATTTTAAGTACAACAAACAcaagaaaattatttaatactttgG GTATGACACTGCCAGCGACGTTCCTTGTACTCACAGGATACGTTGGTTGTAATAAGCCTTTAGCGATTACGTGTTTGATTGTAGCAGTTGCCTGCGGTGGATTCTCCATGTCAGGATTTAATGTAAATCATTTAGATATCGCACCAAAGTACGCTGGCGTGCTGATGGGATTCTCAAATACTATAGCTACGATTCCCGGCTTCGTTGGCCCAACAATTGTTGGCGTTCTAACTGAAAACAAT GAAACAAGAAAACAATGGCAAATCGTGTTTTGGATTTGCTGCGGTGTTTATTTACTTGGTTTCATTACTTATCTTATATTTGGTTCTGGTGTTGAACAAGAATGGGCCAAAGAGTCTTACAATGATCCAAAAACAACAGAGCCTCTTCTGCAAGAAAGTGAGGATGAGGGTAGGTTACCCTATGAAGTACCGTACTTAGCCAACGATAGTGCAATACAAAAAAATGGTATTGTACCTGTACAAACATGA
- the LOC140040122 gene encoding sialin-like isoform X2, protein MGCLGFVNVYAMRVNLSVALVAMTASNDTADNYTNAECPAETYNSTADQGEFDWDQNTRGQILSSFFYGYLITQIPGGWLGGIIGGKHLFGVGVLCTTIFTLLTPLAARAGVSYLIALRILEGLGEGVTFPAMHAMWAHWAPPIERSKLIAITYAGSQLGTVLSNPVSGWLCSTTFLGGWPSVFYIFGTLGLIWFVLWTALVHNTPAEHPRISPEELEYIEKSIGGKKGKAIIPPLLAMVKSPCLWVISISHFANNYGFYTMLTNLPAYMKNILGFDITKTGYLSAVPYMFNWLIIITGGLVADYLRFHRILSTTNTRKLFNTLGMTLPATFLVLTGYVGCNKPLAITCLIVAVACGGFSMSGFNVNHLDIAPKYAGVLMGFSNTIATIPGFVGPTIVGVLTENNETRKQWQIVFWICCGVYLLGFITYLIFGSGVEQEWAKESYNDPKTTEPLLQESEDEGRLPYEVPYLANDSAIQKNGIVPVQT, encoded by the exons ATGGGCTGTTTAGGCTTTGTGAATGTATATGCTATGAGAGTTAACTTGAGCGTCGCCCTTGTTGCCATGACAGCATCAAACGACACAGCTGATAATTATACAAATGCTGAATGTCCGGCTGAAACATACAATTCAACAGCAGATCAG GGCGAGTTTGATTGGGACCAAAATACACGAGGACAAATCCTGTCTTCATTCTTTTACGGATATTTGATTACTCAAATACCAGGAGGGTGGCTTGGTGGGATCATCGGAGGCAAACATTTGTTTGGTGTTGGTGTGTTATGTACCACAATTTTTACTTTACTTACACCTCTAGCAGCCAGAGCTGGTGTCAGTTATCTTATTGCCCTCCGTATATTAGAAGGCCTAGGTGAG GGTGTAACGTTTCCAGCGATGCATGCAATGTGGGCACATTGGGCGCCACCTATTGAACGCAGTAAACTCATTGCTATAACATATGCCG GCTCTCAACTAGGTACAGTACTTTCCAATCCTGTATCTGGCTGGCTATGCTCAACAACCTTTCTAGGTGGATGGCCTTCTGTCTTCTATATATTtg GAACCCTTGGCCTTATTTGGTTTGTGCTGTGGACAGCGTTGGTTCACAACACCCCAGCTGAGCATCCTAGAATATCACCTGAAGAACTAGAATATATTGAGAAATCTATTGGCGGAAAAAAAGGAAAA GCTATAATACCACCATTGTTAGCAATGGTTAAGTCTCCTTGTTTGTGGGTAATCAGTATTTCTCACTTTGCCAATAATTATGGCTTCTATACAATGCTTACAAATTTACCAGCATATATGAAGAATATATTGGGATTTGATATCACTAAA ACTGGTTATCTATCAGCCGTACCGTACATGTTCAACTGGTTGATTATCATAACTGGTGGTCTGGTGGCCGACTACTTAAGATTTCATAGAATTTTAAGTACAACAAACAcaagaaaattatttaatactttgG GTATGACACTGCCAGCGACGTTCCTTGTACTCACAGGATACGTTGGTTGTAATAAGCCTTTAGCGATTACGTGTTTGATTGTAGCAGTTGCCTGCGGTGGATTCTCCATGTCAGGATTTAATGTAAATCATTTAGATATCGCACCAAAGTACGCTGGCGTGCTGATGGGATTCTCAAATACTATAGCTACGATTCCCGGCTTCGTTGGCCCAACAATTGTTGGCGTTCTAACTGAAAACAAT GAAACAAGAAAACAATGGCAAATCGTGTTTTGGATTTGCTGCGGTGTTTATTTACTTGGTTTCATTACTTATCTTATATTTGGTTCTGGTGTTGAACAAGAATGGGCCAAAGAGTCTTACAATGATCCAAAAACAACAGAGCCTCTTCTGCAAGAAAGTGAGGATGAGGGTAGGTTACCCTATGAAGTACCGTACTTAGCCAACGATAGTGCAATACAAAAAAATGGTATTGTACCTGTACAAACATGA